Proteins encoded within one genomic window of Nordella sp. HKS 07:
- a CDS encoding VOC family protein, with product MATVRYMVKDVETSIAFYTHHLGFALKQQFGPNMAILDKDGLTLWLAGPNASAARPMPDGRVPGPGGWNRFVIEVKNLSDVVARLRENGANFRNDVVEGPGGRQILAEDPSGNVIELFEPRAQ from the coding sequence ATGGCGACGGTCCGCTACATGGTCAAGGACGTCGAAACGTCCATCGCCTTCTACACGCATCATCTGGGCTTCGCGCTGAAGCAGCAATTCGGCCCGAACATGGCTATTCTCGACAAAGACGGCTTGACGCTCTGGCTGGCTGGGCCCAATGCCTCGGCCGCGAGGCCGATGCCGGACGGGCGCGTTCCCGGGCCCGGCGGCTGGAACCGCTTCGTGATCGAGGTCAAGAATCTCTCCGATGTCGTCGCGCGGCTGCGCGAGAACGGCGCCAATTTCCGCAATGATGTCGTCGAGGGACCGGGCGGTCGGCAGATCCTCGCCGAAGACCCGTCCGGCAATGTGATCGAGCTGTTCGAGCCGCGCGCGCAGTAA
- a CDS encoding acyl-CoA dehydrogenase, producing MTQAARKAHGPTSLAEFNWEDPLDLESQLNEDERMIRDTARAFCADKLLPRVQKAFREERFDREIMNELGEVGFLGMMNSEAYGGSGLGYVAYGLVAREVERVDSGYRSAMSVQNSLVMHPIETYGSEAQRKKYLPKLATGEWVGCFGLTEPDAGSDPGGMKTRAKRVNGGFVLNGTKMWITNSPIADVAVVWGKLEDEGIHGFLVERGTKGFSTPTIEGKVSLRASVTGEIVLDNVEIPEENIFPNARGLSGPFGCLNKARYGIAWGAMGAAEDCWHRARQYTLDRKQFGRPLAANQLVQKKLADMQTEIALGLQGALALGRALERGNAAPPAISLMKRNNCGKALAIARDARDMHGGNGISDEFHVIRHMVNLETVNTYEGTHDVHALILGRAQTGLQAFQP from the coding sequence ATGACCCAAGCCGCCCGCAAAGCCCATGGCCCTACCTCGCTTGCCGAGTTCAACTGGGAAGATCCACTCGATCTCGAAAGCCAGCTGAACGAAGACGAGCGCATGATCCGCGACACTGCGCGCGCCTTTTGCGCCGACAAGCTCCTGCCGCGCGTCCAGAAGGCTTTCCGCGAGGAACGCTTCGATCGCGAAATCATGAATGAGCTCGGCGAAGTCGGCTTCCTCGGCATGATGAATTCGGAAGCCTATGGCGGATCGGGCCTCGGCTATGTCGCCTACGGCCTCGTGGCACGCGAAGTGGAGCGCGTCGATTCGGGCTACCGCTCGGCGATGAGCGTGCAGAATTCGCTCGTCATGCACCCGATCGAAACTTACGGATCGGAAGCCCAGCGCAAGAAGTACCTGCCCAAGCTTGCCACCGGCGAATGGGTCGGCTGCTTCGGCCTGACCGAGCCCGATGCGGGCTCGGATCCCGGCGGCATGAAGACCAGGGCCAAGCGCGTCAATGGCGGTTTCGTGCTCAACGGCACGAAAATGTGGATCACCAATTCGCCGATCGCCGATGTGGCGGTTGTGTGGGGCAAGCTCGAGGATGAAGGCATTCACGGCTTCCTCGTCGAGCGCGGCACGAAAGGCTTCTCCACGCCCACGATCGAAGGCAAGGTGTCGTTGCGCGCCTCCGTGACCGGCGAGATCGTTCTCGACAATGTCGAAATCCCCGAAGAGAACATCTTCCCGAATGCGCGCGGCCTGTCCGGCCCGTTCGGCTGTCTCAACAAGGCGCGCTACGGCATCGCCTGGGGCGCCATGGGTGCGGCGGAAGACTGCTGGCACCGGGCACGCCAGTATACGCTGGACCGCAAGCAGTTCGGCCGGCCGCTCGCCGCCAATCAGCTGGTGCAGAAGAAGCTCGCCGACATGCAGACCGAGATCGCGCTCGGGCTGCAGGGGGCGCTTGCTCTGGGTCGCGCACTCGAGCGCGGCAACGCGGCGCCGCCCGCCATCTCGCTCATGAAGCGCAACAACTGCGGCAAGGCGCTCGCCATCGCGCGTGACGCCCGCGACATGCATGGCGGCAACGGCATATCGGACGAATTCCACGTCATCCGTCACATGGTCAATCTCGAGACCGTCAACACCTATGAAGGCACGCATGATGTGCATGCGCTGATCCTCGGACGCGCGCAGACGGGACTGCAGGCCTTCCAGCCATGA
- a CDS encoding L-2-amino-thiazoline-4-carboxylic acid hydrolase: MSELPTLTKRRLQAQVIGPIFAEMAAELGEEKAAEILDRAIRKAAIAEGREFAKKAPDGQTSMADFIKLYDFWTADGALEMKVLEASDERFDFDITRCRYAETYKEMGLGKIGHLLSCNRDGTFCEGYDPNITLERKQTIMQGAPCCTFRYTYRKAEDSSR, from the coding sequence ATGAGCGAATTGCCCACCCTCACCAAGCGCCGCCTGCAGGCGCAGGTCATCGGTCCGATCTTCGCCGAAATGGCCGCCGAACTCGGCGAAGAGAAGGCCGCCGAAATCCTTGACCGCGCCATCCGCAAAGCGGCCATCGCAGAAGGCCGGGAATTCGCCAAGAAGGCGCCAGACGGCCAAACCTCGATGGCCGACTTCATCAAGCTCTATGACTTCTGGACCGCCGACGGCGCTCTCGAAATGAAGGTGCTGGAAGCCAGCGACGAACGCTTCGATTTCGACATCACGCGCTGCCGCTATGCCGAGACCTACAAGGAGATGGGTCTCGGCAAGATCGGCCATCTCTTGTCCTGCAATCGCGACGGTACCTTCTGCGAAGGCTACGACCCGAATATCACGCTGGAGCGCAAGCAGACGATCATGCAGGGAGCGCCCTGCTGCACCTTCCGCTATACGTATCGCAAGGCAGAGGACTCATCCCGCTGA
- a CDS encoding FAD-dependent oxidoreductase: MKVCIAGGGIAGLAAAWALTKRGHQVTLVEQGSIPNPLAASGDEHRMIRRGFGSADGYARTISEAFTAWDELWRDLGRSHLSHRGVLAMSQFEGDDGENFRLGYDRMGEAYELYEPKEAARRYPFLDPATIRYAYFTRAGGALLCQRIASDLARWLTDNGATLRLNSRVDAIDADKGTVGLGDGDLIAADQIVVTAGAWVLQLVPELSRHLTLYRTFVAYLTPPDDLASAWADAPAILDIGGETGAYMLPPVAGTGLKAGASLVKRPACDPDADRVESHGEGERLRDLLSPPLARIREYAVARVRTCAYTFTADDKFLSYRRGKALIVSACSGHGYKFGAAVGRRLAEAVESGDDSSLLRWLRAEA, from the coding sequence ATGAAGGTCTGCATTGCGGGCGGCGGCATAGCCGGTCTTGCCGCCGCGTGGGCGCTGACCAAGCGCGGCCACCAGGTGACGCTCGTCGAACAAGGCAGCATCCCCAATCCGCTGGCCGCCTCGGGCGATGAACACCGCATGATCAGACGCGGCTTTGGCTCGGCCGACGGCTATGCGCGCACCATCTCGGAAGCCTTCACCGCCTGGGACGAGTTGTGGCGCGATCTCGGCCGCTCGCATTTGTCGCATCGCGGCGTGCTGGCCATGTCGCAATTCGAAGGCGATGACGGCGAGAATTTCCGTCTGGGTTATGACCGGATGGGCGAGGCCTATGAGCTCTACGAGCCGAAGGAAGCGGCCCGGCGCTATCCCTTTCTCGATCCGGCCACCATCCGCTACGCCTATTTCACCAGAGCCGGCGGTGCGCTTCTCTGTCAGCGCATCGCGTCCGATCTGGCCCGCTGGCTGACGGATAATGGCGCGACGCTGCGGCTTAACAGCCGTGTCGACGCGATCGACGCCGACAAAGGGACGGTCGGCTTGGGCGATGGCGACCTGATTGCGGCCGACCAGATCGTCGTCACGGCCGGCGCCTGGGTCCTGCAACTGGTGCCGGAGCTCAGCCGGCATCTCACGCTATACCGGACGTTCGTCGCCTATCTGACGCCTCCCGATGATCTCGCAAGTGCGTGGGCGGACGCGCCGGCCATCCTGGATATCGGCGGTGAGACCGGTGCCTATATGCTGCCACCTGTCGCCGGCACCGGGCTCAAGGCCGGAGCGAGCCTGGTCAAGCGTCCGGCGTGCGATCCCGATGCCGACCGGGTGGAGAGCCACGGCGAAGGCGAACGCTTGCGCGACCTGCTCTCTCCGCCTCTGGCGCGCATTCGCGAATATGCAGTGGCGCGTGTACGGACCTGTGCCTACACCTTCACCGCCGATGACAAATTCCTGTCGTATCGCAGAGGCAAGGCTTTGATCGTCTCGGCCTGTTCCGGTCATGGCTACAAATTCGGCGCCGCGGTCGGGCGCCGGCTGGCGGAAGCGGTCGAATCCGGCGATGACTCGTCGCTTTTGCGGTGGCTGAGAGCCGAGGCTTGA
- a CDS encoding class I SAM-dependent methyltransferase — protein sequence MTVEKTDQAHWAEVAEEWIAWARAPDHDAFWKYGSAFRDFVGNGKGEALDVGCGEGRVSRLLKELGYHVTAADPVARFVEAAQEMDSAHHYEVAAAAALPFEDESFDIVLAFNVLMDIEDVPAAVKEMRRVLKPSGSLIVSIVHPFADRGHFSGPEPDAPFVVPGSYFRRERFEGAEEKNGLKMHFAGWSQPLQDYMAAFTQAGFAITALKEPAPQDPSRWTRIPLFLWLKARPFPSDR from the coding sequence ATGACAGTTGAGAAAACCGATCAGGCGCATTGGGCCGAGGTCGCCGAGGAATGGATCGCCTGGGCGCGTGCGCCCGACCATGACGCGTTCTGGAAGTATGGCAGCGCGTTTCGGGATTTCGTCGGCAATGGCAAGGGTGAGGCACTCGATGTCGGCTGCGGCGAGGGCCGGGTCTCGCGCTTGCTCAAAGAGCTGGGTTATCACGTCACCGCCGCCGATCCGGTCGCGCGATTTGTCGAAGCCGCACAGGAGATGGATTCGGCCCATCACTATGAAGTGGCCGCAGCAGCGGCCCTGCCTTTCGAGGATGAAAGTTTCGATATCGTCCTGGCCTTCAATGTGCTCATGGATATCGAAGACGTGCCGGCGGCGGTCAAGGAGATGCGGCGCGTCCTGAAGCCCTCCGGATCTCTCATCGTGTCGATCGTGCATCCCTTCGCCGATCGCGGGCATTTCTCCGGCCCGGAGCCTGACGCCCCTTTCGTCGTGCCCGGCAGCTATTTCCGGCGCGAGCGCTTCGAAGGCGCCGAGGAAAAGAACGGACTCAAGATGCACTTTGCCGGCTGGTCGCAACCGCTCCAGGACTATATGGCAGCGTTTACACAGGCGGGCTTCGCCATCACCGCGCTCAAGGAGCCCGCTCCGCAGGACCCGTCTCGCTGGACCCGAATTCCCTTGTTCCTATGGCTCAAGGCGCGCCCATTTCCATCTGATCGCTGA
- a CDS encoding glycoside hydrolase family 15 protein: MKQMEMGVIGNCTVASLVDSHARHVWFCFPRLDGDPLFNALVNGTDPQNGFMDIVLRDQQKTRQIYLRNTAILETILTCESGSLRVLDWAPRYKQQGELFRPPIIIRRIEPLEGRCHVKIRARPTFEYGATQPVISVGSNYLRYAGGNSVIRLTTDMPVAYLRDEAFFLLDRPVHIFIGSDEALPSRVDRIARDYLEETTGYWNDWVRDLAVPFDWQEVVIRSAITLKLCSFEDTGAILAALTTSIPEAANSGRNWDYRYCWPRDAYFTVMSLNRLGATTTMENFITYLINSVISSNVQFLAPLYPIVPGSPLEEYEAEALKGFRGMGPVRVGNGASIQRQNDIYGSVILAASQMFWDMRLPRPGDRALYHQLKPIGLMAKATSLEADAGIWEYRGRTRAHTFSAAMCWAALETLGRIARHVGESADAGEWYQAAADLKQKLLEGAWNETAGHFGGSLGGSELDAALLLMPEIGIIGYDDPRFQKTLAAIEQRLLVDGLMMRYAEEDDFGKPETAFLVCTFWYIEALANCGRRDEALALFERVLALRNHVGILSEDAVPTTGELWGNFPQTYSMVGIIHCARKLSRTWEEGLWLVS; the protein is encoded by the coding sequence ATGAAGCAGATGGAAATGGGCGTGATCGGCAACTGCACGGTCGCGAGTCTCGTCGATTCGCACGCGCGTCACGTGTGGTTCTGCTTCCCGCGCCTCGACGGAGATCCGCTGTTCAATGCGCTGGTGAATGGTACCGATCCCCAGAACGGATTCATGGACATCGTGCTGCGCGACCAGCAGAAGACCCGGCAGATTTATTTGCGCAACACCGCCATTCTCGAAACCATCCTGACCTGCGAGAGCGGGTCGCTCCGTGTGCTCGACTGGGCGCCGCGCTATAAGCAGCAGGGCGAGCTCTTCCGCCCGCCCATCATCATCCGCCGCATCGAACCGCTCGAGGGGCGCTGCCATGTAAAGATACGTGCCCGGCCGACATTCGAATACGGCGCGACACAGCCGGTGATCTCGGTCGGCAGCAACTATCTGCGCTATGCCGGAGGCAATTCGGTCATCCGTCTTACCACCGACATGCCGGTCGCTTATTTGCGCGACGAGGCCTTTTTCCTTCTCGACCGCCCGGTGCATATCTTCATCGGCAGCGACGAGGCGCTCCCGTCCCGTGTCGACCGCATTGCGCGCGATTATCTCGAGGAGACGACGGGCTATTGGAATGACTGGGTCCGCGATCTGGCCGTGCCCTTCGATTGGCAGGAAGTCGTCATACGTTCCGCCATCACCTTGAAGCTGTGCAGCTTCGAGGACACGGGCGCCATCCTCGCCGCCTTGACCACCTCGATCCCGGAGGCCGCCAATAGCGGTCGCAACTGGGACTACCGCTATTGCTGGCCGCGCGACGCCTACTTCACGGTGATGTCGCTGAATCGCCTCGGCGCCACGACGACGATGGAGAATTTCATCACCTATCTGATCAATTCGGTGATCTCTTCGAATGTGCAGTTCCTGGCGCCGCTCTATCCGATCGTGCCGGGTTCGCCGCTTGAGGAATATGAGGCTGAGGCGTTGAAAGGCTTTCGCGGCATGGGACCGGTGCGCGTCGGCAATGGCGCTTCGATCCAGCGCCAGAACGACATCTATGGCTCGGTCATTCTCGCCGCCTCCCAGATGTTCTGGGACATGCGCCTGCCGCGCCCGGGTGATCGGGCACTTTATCATCAATTGAAACCCATCGGACTTATGGCAAAGGCCACTTCGCTTGAGGCCGATGCCGGCATATGGGAATATCGCGGCCGCACCCGCGCCCACACATTCTCGGCGGCCATGTGCTGGGCGGCGCTCGAAACCCTGGGCCGCATCGCCCGTCATGTCGGGGAGAGCGCCGACGCCGGCGAGTGGTATCAGGCCGCCGCCGATCTCAAGCAAAAGTTGCTTGAAGGCGCCTGGAATGAGACGGCCGGACATTTCGGCGGCAGCCTGGGCGGCAGCGAGCTCGACGCGGCGCTGCTTCTGATGCCGGAGATAGGCATCATCGGCTATGACGATCCGCGCTTCCAGAAGACGCTGGCGGCGATCGAGCAGCGTCTGCTCGTCGACGGGCTGATGATGCGCTATGCCGAGGAGGACGATTTCGGCAAGCCCGAGACCGCCTTTCTCGTTTGCACCTTCTGGTACATCGAGGCACTCGCCAATTGCGGCCGGCGCGACGAGGCCTTGGCACTGTTCGAGCGCGTCCTCGCGCTGCGCAACCATGTCGGCATCCTGTCCGAGGATGCCGTCCCCACGACGGGAGAGCTGTGGGGAAATTTCCCGCAGACCTATTCGATGGTGGGCATCATCCATTGCGCCCGCAAGCTAAGCCGCACCTGGGAGGAGGGCCTATGGCTCGTCTCGTGA
- the ribB gene encoding 3,4-dihydroxy-2-butanone-4-phosphate synthase: MKLPDWLDKTGTSQSALAKALGVSQGRVSQLIAGASPSLDLALKIASFTNNAVRPEDFSGPAAMDTATPSAPASASELDRVEDAIAAIARGEMVVVVDDDDRENEGDLVAAACKITTEQMAFMIRYCCGIVCAPITPEDARRLKLDPMVALNDAPLGTAFTVSIDYREGLTTGISAKERAATVHALANGNVQANDFVRPGHIFPLVAKSGGVLMRSGHTEASVDLVRLAGLHPAGVICELVNDDGTVKRGPQVSAFAREHNLKIISVADLIAYRQARERLVNQESQFDIATPIGKLRGFAYSTPFDSVQHLALVYGDISGGKSVPVRLHREDIVADIFGAPHVLNSVYDIFKREGRGVLVYLREGTAGVPAGQKMGSEKTGSAAIREQVWRDVGLGAQILRDLNVHSIRLITSSTRHYVGLSGFGIDIAETIKIEG, translated from the coding sequence ATGAAGCTCCCTGATTGGCTGGACAAGACCGGCACCTCGCAATCCGCCCTCGCCAAGGCCCTTGGCGTTTCGCAGGGCCGCGTCTCGCAACTTATCGCCGGGGCGTCGCCCTCCCTCGACCTCGCCCTCAAGATCGCGAGCTTCACCAATAACGCCGTTCGCCCAGAAGATTTCTCCGGACCCGCCGCCATGGATACCGCCACCCCATCAGCCCCTGCCTCCGCCTCCGAACTCGACCGCGTCGAGGACGCCATCGCGGCCATCGCCCGCGGTGAGATGGTCGTTGTCGTTGACGATGATGATCGCGAAAACGAAGGCGATCTCGTCGCCGCCGCCTGCAAGATCACGACGGAGCAGATGGCATTCATGATCCGCTATTGCTGCGGCATTGTCTGCGCGCCGATCACGCCCGAGGATGCCCGCCGCCTCAAGCTCGACCCGATGGTGGCGCTCAACGACGCCCCGCTCGGCACCGCCTTCACCGTCTCGATCGACTATCGGGAAGGCCTCACCACCGGCATCTCGGCCAAGGAACGCGCCGCCACCGTGCATGCGCTCGCCAATGGCAATGTGCAGGCGAACGACTTCGTGCGCCCCGGCCATATCTTCCCGCTCGTCGCCAAGTCGGGCGGCGTGCTCATGCGCTCCGGCCACACCGAAGCGTCCGTCGATCTCGTGCGGCTGGCCGGACTCCATCCGGCGGGCGTCATCTGCGAGCTCGTCAATGACGACGGCACGGTGAAGCGCGGGCCCCAGGTCAGCGCCTTTGCGCGCGAGCACAATCTCAAGATCATTTCGGTCGCCGATCTCATCGCCTATCGTCAGGCGCGCGAACGTCTCGTCAATCAGGAAAGCCAGTTCGACATCGCGACCCCGATCGGCAAGCTGCGCGGCTTCGCCTATTCGACGCCCTTCGACAGTGTGCAGCATCTGGCTCTCGTCTACGGTGACATCAGCGGCGGCAAAAGCGTCCCGGTCAGGTTGCACCGCGAGGATATCGTCGCCGACATCTTCGGCGCCCCGCATGTGCTCAACTCGGTCTATGACATTTTCAAGCGCGAGGGTCGCGGCGTGCTGGTCTATCTGCGCGAGGGCACCGCAGGCGTGCCCGCGGGCCAGAAAATGGGCTCTGAGAAGACGGGCAGCGCGGCCATCCGCGAGCAGGTCTGGCGCGATGTCGGCCTCGGCGCGCAGATCCTGCGCGATCTCAACGTACATTCGATACGCCTCATCACCTCGAGCACGCGTCACTATGTGGGCCTGTCCGGCTTTGGTATAGATATCGCGGAGACCATCAAGATCGAAGGGTGA
- a CDS encoding RimK/LysX family protein — protein MADDDIDEQDGPAVVGWQESVRLPELGAGPIVAKIDTGARSAALHADDIRISGRGKRMKVRFKLQRRGGSLRRIECEMPLHDLRRIKSSNGHIELRAVIATPIEIGKHLLDAEITLTQRADMGAAMLIGRSSIKGTFLVDPSRTFLKSKRPKKTKSKTQ, from the coding sequence ATGGCGGATGATGACATAGACGAGCAGGATGGCCCGGCCGTGGTCGGCTGGCAGGAATCGGTCCGCCTTCCCGAACTCGGCGCCGGACCGATCGTCGCCAAGATCGACACCGGCGCCCGCTCGGCGGCGCTGCATGCCGACGACATACGTATTTCCGGACGCGGCAAGCGCATGAAAGTGCGCTTCAAGCTGCAGCGCCGCGGCGGCTCGCTGAGGCGGATCGAGTGCGAGATGCCGCTGCATGATCTGCGCCGGATCAAGAGCTCGAACGGTCATATCGAGCTGCGCGCCGTGATCGCCACACCGATCGAGATCGGCAAACATCTGCTCGACGCCGAAATCACCCTTACCCAGCGTGCCGATATGGGAGCCGCGATGCTGATCGGCCGCAGCTCCATCAAGGGCACTTTTCTGGTCGATCCGAGCCGCACCTTCCTCAAAAGCAAGCGCCCAAAAAAGACGAAGTCCAAGACCCAATGA
- a CDS encoding GNAT family N-acetyltransferase, translating into MSEIEIRREDPRIADVTQLIRDLDDMFHRLYPAESNHLVDIETLAAPDIHFFVARRNGEALGCGALWHRDHAYGEIKRIYVRPEARGLKLSKLILARLEENAREHGLKAMKLETGTLQPEALGLFAKCGFTLCGPYADYPTDDPFSVFMEKQVV; encoded by the coding sequence ATGAGCGAGATCGAGATCCGGCGTGAGGACCCGCGCATAGCGGATGTGACGCAACTCATCCGCGATCTCGATGACATGTTCCACCGGCTCTATCCGGCCGAAAGCAATCATCTCGTCGATATCGAGACGCTTGCCGCGCCGGATATCCATTTTTTCGTGGCCCGGCGCAACGGCGAAGCGCTGGGCTGCGGCGCGCTCTGGCATCGCGACCACGCTTATGGCGAGATCAAGCGCATCTATGTAAGGCCCGAGGCGCGCGGGCTCAAATTGTCGAAGCTGATCCTCGCCAGGCTCGAGGAGAATGCGCGCGAGCACGGGCTCAAGGCGATGAAACTTGAAACCGGCACGCTGCAGCCGGAAGCACTCGGTCTTTTCGCCAAGTGCGGATTCACGCTTTGCGGACCCTATGCCGACTATCCCACTGACGACCCCTTTTCCGTCTTCATGGAAAAGCAGGTGGTATGA
- a CDS encoding superoxide dismutase, translated as MALELPALPYAYDALQPYMSKETLEYHHDKHHQAYVTNGNNLLKDSPLAGQSLTKIVKAAYKEKNQGLINNVGQHYNHLHFWQWMKKDGGGKKLPAKLQKAIDSDLGGYDKMRADFINAGTTQFGSGWAWIAVKNGKLEIQKTPNGENPLMHGAQPILGVDVWEHSYYIDYRNARPKYLEAFIDNLVNWEHVEQMFSEA; from the coding sequence ATGGCCCTTGAACTTCCCGCTCTGCCTTATGCCTATGACGCGCTTCAGCCCTACATGTCGAAGGAAACGCTGGAATATCATCACGACAAGCATCATCAGGCTTATGTGACGAACGGCAACAACCTGCTCAAGGACTCTCCCCTCGCCGGCCAGTCGCTGACCAAGATCGTCAAGGCCGCCTATAAGGAGAAGAACCAGGGCCTCATCAACAATGTCGGCCAGCACTACAATCACCTGCATTTCTGGCAGTGGATGAAGAAAGACGGCGGCGGCAAGAAGCTGCCTGCCAAGCTGCAGAAGGCGATCGATTCGGATCTCGGCGGGTATGACAAGATGCGCGCCGATTTCATCAATGCCGGCACCACGCAGTTCGGCTCCGGCTGGGCCTGGATCGCGGTGAAAAACGGCAAGCTCGAAATCCAGAAGACGCCGAATGGCGAGAACCCGCTGATGCATGGCGCCCAGCCGATCCTCGGCGTCGATGTGTGGGAACACAGCTACTACATCGACTATCGCAACGCGCGGCCGAAGTACCTCGAAGCCTTCATCGACAATCTCGTCAATTGGGAGCATGTCGAGCAGATGTTCTCGGAAGCCTGA
- the otsB gene encoding trehalose-phosphatase — protein MVTQSPADQPSQTLLKPPRLTLRHALFLDLDGTLIDIAERPSAIVVPRDLPALLMRLQIFLGGAVAIVSGRPLGDLLVYLAPADLDIIAEHGAVVKRRGKPAPAPEAIWPESWQSRLQSFLDDHPAAEIEYKTSSIALHFRREPDAADAASRLLKDLVSEAPAGAEILPAKMAFELKLSPVNKGQAIIDLMKVEPYRRRIPVFAGDDVTDEPGFAAVRAMNGVALPVDRAFGGEPRLVRAWLAREIGIKGEAAA, from the coding sequence ATGGTGACCCAATCTCCAGCCGATCAACCATCCCAGACGCTTCTCAAACCGCCTCGTCTGACGTTACGCCATGCGCTTTTCCTGGATCTCGACGGGACGCTTATCGATATCGCTGAGCGGCCCTCCGCCATCGTCGTCCCGCGCGACCTGCCGGCGCTGCTCATGCGGCTGCAAATATTCCTGGGCGGCGCCGTGGCGATCGTCAGCGGCCGGCCGCTCGGCGATCTCCTCGTCTATCTTGCGCCCGCCGACCTGGATATCATCGCCGAGCATGGTGCCGTGGTGAAACGACGCGGCAAGCCGGCGCCGGCGCCTGAGGCCATCTGGCCCGAATCCTGGCAGAGCCGGCTGCAGAGCTTCCTTGACGATCACCCCGCCGCCGAGATCGAATACAAGACATCCAGCATCGCCCTGCATTTTCGCCGGGAGCCGGACGCCGCCGATGCAGCCTCGCGCCTCTTGAAAGATTTGGTGAGCGAGGCCCCCGCGGGCGCCGAGATATTGCCGGCCAAGATGGCCTTCGAGCTCAAGCTCAGTCCCGTCAACAAGGGCCAGGCGATCATCGACCTGATGAAAGTGGAGCCTTATCGCCGCCGCATCCCTGTATTCGCAGGCGACGATGTGACGGATGAGCCGGGGTTTGCCGCGGTCCGGGCCATGAATGGCGTGGCGCTTCCCGTCGACAGGGCATTCGGCGGCGAGCCGCGTCTCGTTCGCGCCTGGCTCGCCCGGGAGATCGGAATTAAAGGAGAAGCGGCCGCATGA
- a CDS encoding VOC family protein, translating to MRDGELMQVAYLVRDIEVAMRRHWDHCGIGPWHVYRFSAPEVRDYLYRGKPATHEVLIAVTKSPGIQHELIQPVSGYSIYDEFLESRGEGLHHTKLYYADCAKAVADYARRGYPVIQSGKFDADEHYYLDTEKDFGYIIELGNGGRIRETEWRYPSAG from the coding sequence ATGAGGGATGGAGAGCTGATGCAGGTGGCCTATCTCGTGCGCGATATCGAGGTAGCCATGCGGCGCCACTGGGATCATTGCGGCATCGGCCCGTGGCATGTCTATCGCTTCTCGGCGCCGGAGGTACGCGACTATCTTTACCGCGGCAAGCCAGCCACCCATGAAGTGCTGATCGCCGTCACCAAGAGCCCCGGCATCCAGCATGAGCTGATCCAGCCGGTCAGCGGCTACTCGATCTATGACGAGTTCCTCGAAAGCCGGGGCGAGGGCCTGCACCATACCAAGCTCTATTATGCTGATTGCGCCAAGGCAGTCGCCGATTATGCGCGCCGCGGCTATCCGGTCATCCAGAGCGGCAAGTTCGACGCGGACGAACACTACTATCTCGATACCGAGAAGGACTTCGGCTACATCATCGAGCTCGGCAATGGAGGCCGTATCCGTGAGACCGAATGGCGCTATCCGTCAGCGGGATGA